Within the Saccharomyces mikatae IFO 1815 strain IFO1815 genome assembly, chromosome: 11 genome, the region TCACCCATTAAAATACTTTTATTCTGTTTCCGAATTTTTAGTACGTTGAATTACTTCAGGTGCTACAATGTTTGGCAATAATAGGCCAATGTTTGGAGGGAGCAACCTTTCCTTCGGATCAAATACTTCATCATTTGGTGGACAACAATCGCAACAACCAAACTCTCTTTTTGgcaataacaacaatagtAACAATACAACCAGCAACAATGCTCAATCAGGATTCGGTGGGTTCAACTCTAACACTagcaataataataacagttTATTTGGAAATAACACTGCGCAGAACAATGGAGGTTTTGGCCAAACAATGGGTTCCGCTCAAAACTCACCATTTGGCTCtttaaattcttcaaatactaataatggGAACACTTTTGGAGGGCCCAACTCAATTAGCTCTTTTGGTGGCAACACTAATAACGcttttaataataataataataacaatactAACAGTACTAGCTCTCCCTTTGGCTTGAATAAACCGAGTACCGGAGGATCGTTGTTTGGCTCGCAGAACAATAATAGTGGAAGTAATTCTAGTTTATTTGGCGGGCAAAATTCAAGTACTACTGGAACGTTCGGGAACACCGGAAGTAGTTTTGGAACGGGTTTGAATAGCAATGGCTCCAACATGTTTGGCGCAGGAAACAATCCAACAAACAATTCAACAAACAATACTGCTGGTGGCATGTTTGGTAATCAACAATCCTCAGCTTTTGGAACAAGCAATCAGCAAGGAGGTTTATTTGGACAACAATCTCAGAACACTAATAACGCATTTGGTACTCAAAGCCAACTCGGGGGGAGTACTTTTGGATCAAAACCTGTTGGTTCAGGATCATTATTTGGTCAAGGAAGCAACACTCTTGGTAatacaaataataatagcaatGGATTGTTTGGTCAAAGCAATGCCGGTAACCAGACCAATCCTAGTGGTGGACTCTTTGGACAAAATTCAACGAACGGCAACGCTCAAGGAATCTTTGGTCAAAATAATAACCAGATGCAAATGAATGgaaacaataacaatagtTTATACGGAAAGGCAAACACTACTGCTAGTTTCGGTCAGCAACCAAACAACAATTCTGGATCTCTCTTCGGAAATAAGCCATCTGGTGGTAGCTTATTTAGTCAACAGGGTTCTACTATAAAtaccttttcaaattcttcatcgGGAGGTCTGTTTGGCCAAAACAATCAACCGCAAGGGTCTGGGCTATTTGGTCAAAATTCACAGACAAGCAATAGTGGTGGGCTTTTTGGACAGAGCAaccaacaacagcagcCTAACACTTTCAATCAAACTAATACTGGAACAGGGATAGTAGGTCAAAATAATAACCAACAGCAATCAACAGGTTTGTTTGGCAACAAATCGGCAGGCACTGCAGGATCTCTCTTTGGAGGCAATTCTTCAGCTCAACCAAGCTCGATTTTTGGCACTAGCAACGCACCTATTCCAAATACACAATCACAACAAGGTGGTAATATTTTTGGCGCAACCAAGCCGGCAACAATGCCTTTTGGAGGAAATCCCATTGCTAACCAGGCAGGAGGTGGGAATAATCTGTTTGGAGCTAAACCCGCCTCCACTAATGGTTCATTATTTGGAAATAACACATCTTCTACCGCAGTACCCTCGACAAGTGGATTATTCGGCAATACCGCTATAAATACGAGTAGCAATACAAATACGGGACTTTTCGGTTCAAAGCCCGAATCCCAGCCAAAACCTGCATTGGGAGGAGGTTTGTTTAATAATTCAAACTCCAACTCTTCCACAATTGGTCAAAACAAACCAGCTTTTGGAGGCACAAATCAAAATACTGGACTCTTTGGTGCTACTAGCGCAAACTCTTCAACTGCTGCTTCAACTGGAGGACTTTTTGGCCAGAATAATAACAAGCTTAACGTTGGTCCACAAAATGTACCATTTGTTAACAATACCTCTCAAAATTCTCTCTTGGGTTCAACAGGAGAGTCTTCTTCACAGCAAACAACCGCAACTAGTGAACAGCTTTTTTCTAAGATTTCAATTCCCAACTCTATTACTAATCCAGTTAAGGCAACTGCCTCAAAACTGAATGCCgatacaaaaagaaataatagtCTCACGAGTGCTTACAGGTTAGTCCCAAAACCATTATTTGTCCACTCTTCTGGCAGTGCTActaaatttcaaaaatgggGGAAGACAACAGAAGGAAATGTTGGAGGAAACAGTACTAGCAACTCTTTTGTGGATCCAGAATCCAACCACTACATTTCGAACGACTTATTGTTCTATCCGGAAAGAAGGTATTTAAAGCATTTAGTGattaaaaacaataaaaacatGAATGTCATAAATACTAACAGCGATGAAGCAAGTAAAGTTAAATTGGTGAAATTTACAACCGAATCTGCCTTTAAAGACAATCAATCCACTTCAAACTCGGCTGCTCCAACCTTGGCTGACAAGACTCACTCTCCTCAGGCCTCTCAAAGAGAAAGTCATGATGAAAGTACTTCTCATTTACAGTCGAAACCCTCAAATGATTCAGCCGCTATACCAATggttgaaaatgaaaaaattgacacCAAAATTCCTGGTCTATTAAGCGATgactttactttttttcagaatagTTACTATATTTCACCTTCCATGGAAACGCTTGGTAATAAATCATTGATCGAACTTCGTAAGATAAACAATTTAATCATTGGCCACAGAGATTATGGTAAAGTTGAATTTCTTGAGCCCGTTGATTTATCGAATACTCCATTAGATACCTTGTGTGGTGACGTAGTTGTTTTTGGACTAAAATCATGTTCAATATATGAAAATAGTTCCATCAAACCAAAAACAGGCGAAGGCATTAATGTACGATGCAAAGTGACACTGTATTCCTGCTTCCCGATTGACAAAGAGACGAGAAAACctataaagaatattacacatcctcttttgaaaagaagtatTGcgaaattaaaagaaaacccTGTatacaaatttgaaagttaTGACCCTGTGACAGGTACCTATTGTTACACTGTAGATTCTCCCGTTTCTCTTTAAGTTAGAACCATTATACTGAGGATTTTTGTATTATCTAAATAGTCTAGATGTTAATCTGATAGATTTCATTGTattgtatatataaaaactgtcatatttaattttttctactGTTTTTTTGCAAGAAATGCTTATAATTCTGTGATTAATTCGGTTGATAATTcaagaatatgaagatGGAGTGCTTCCAACTAGatccaaaaaaatgctaCTTTCCCTACCACGAATGAAGACCACTCGCTCTACTATAATGTAAAAGATCATTTCGGGACTAGTAAATGTTATATTGAAGTAACGATGAAGGCAGACTGATCTTGACGGCAAAAAATATGCCATCTCCTAGAATCGAACCAGGGTTTCATCGGCCACAACGATGTGTACTAACCACTATACTAAGATGGCAAACAATTATGTGAGATGTTGTATTACGGGCTCGAGTAATACCGGGAtgtcttgacaatcctaatatactatcttagggaagtaacttattgtcaaaacgacttatcaacttaattcacgggatgttacttatcctatatattatataagatatagttgttggaataagtgattactactatacacctattcgtataaattggattaagttattgcaactatacgtcttcgtataaattgaagtagaaaaattctaataatagaatttactgcagtaatgagataaagatctattaattgatcagaacttattatataagaagatgagttatcatcaaattcttatcattaacactctgatttatgtctgaaccttttggtttaatataactaatcagcgtgtgttttatatacctctcttatatagattaagaaggaacgactattcttaattattacaacttactaaactactaattatcaacaatagtttatactaaatagtggaagcgcggaatctcggatctaactaattgttcaggtatttatacatttgattagttcagctcggaaaagcagagttttaccttatgttgttcaatctgttcgtttcgttataagattgtttcatatgtgttttatgaacgtttagaatgatgtattgtcatactgaCGTATCTCATCTTAAGATACAACATGAGAAGAGGTATTTTAAATGATCAACATTAAGTGGATTATATTTATAGAAGCgaataattttttgtaaactTCAAgactgctgttgttgttattaaGGTACAACTATGCCGCACAACACTTGGAAGAGAGAAATTCATGTTTTACTATTAATAGTGGATGTATTACTTGATCAATGGGAAATTTCTAAAGCACCAGTTATACGCTAATGGTTGTGCTACCTCTTTCTCCTTGCATGTAACGTGACATATAACAATTGTTGAAGATGTCCAGTGCAGATTTCTAATGAAGTATGAATAAAATGAAATGGAAATAAAACGGCagtgaaaacaaaaaaagttgaacaGATGTTAAGTCATTGTGCCAATCCTAGGATTATTTTCTTACGGTTATCAGTGAATTATATTCTGCTCAATTGCCCTAAGAATGAAGTCCATCAAATTAAAAGCGCGTAATTCGCTTCGTTAagtgtttttgaaaatgaattcCAGATTTCCTCCTTGAAGCTCTGTAATTCAGGGAGCCGATTATATAAAGTGGAAGATTGTAAAGCTCCGCCAACTCATTATCATTTCCTCTTTCAACAAAGCCATTTGGTGACTTTCTACAAACActtcaaaacttttttcaaaaaacaTTTAATAAAAGAGTCATTATTAGAAAATGTCTAGTCAAACTGAGAGAACTTTTATCGCGGTAAAGCCAGATGGTGTTCAGAGAGGCTTGGTGTCTCAGATTTTATCTCGTTTCGAAAAAAGAGGTTATAAGCTAGTCGCCATCAAATTAGTACAGGCTGATGACAAATTATTAGAGCAGCATTACGCAGAGCATGTTGGCAAACCATTTTTCCCCAAGATGGTATCTTTCATGAAGTCTGGTCCTATTTTGGCCACGGTCTGGGAAGGAAAGGATGTGGTCAAGCAAGGAAGGACCATTCTCGGATCTACCAATCCGTTAGCCAGTGCACCAGGTACCATTAGAGGTGATTTTGGCATTGACCTAGGTAGAAACGTCTGTCATGGTAGTGATTCCGTTGAAAGTGCTGAACGTGAAATTAACTTGTggttcaagaaagaagacTTAATTAGTTGGGAATCAAATCAAGCTAAGTGGATCTATGaatgaaggaaaaatattataagttttttttgaaattttttatcatgtACCCTCGCCAGTTTAACCTTCTATGATGAAATGTCGAAGAGTATCACATTTTCTAGAATATCTCAAATACGCAATGTTGCCTATATAATCCTTTCATAATACTTAATGGCACCTGTTGCCAACCTTTTTTGGCTTTTAGCGTTATAATTGACCTAATCACTCATTCCTCATCAGgtataaaaataaataacaTTGGAGAGAGTATTCGGTTATAGTCGATCATTGCTGAACGTGCGGCTTTCATTGAACGGAAAGTAACTTAAGTATCCCTTCTAGCGCCCTGTCGGTAGCTCATCGCGTCTGATTATGAGGGGGCTCACGAGTATAACAGCTTCAGGTGATATTTGCCTGAGTGACAGATTTAAGGGTGCCCACCCTTATTATATGGCCCCCATTATTGTAATGCAATATCTAGTAGTTTAGCTCCAATGGAACTGGGCAAAAGGCAAGTAGGAATGTAACATCAATATTCAAGTAGACCTTATATAAATCGGGCTTTTTGTggttttattattgaaataGTTGCTGGTGTCCCAGATTGCACTCTTTACGAAtccaaaattcaaataagAAACGTCAGCTTATATAATGAACTCTAACATCATAAAATTATTACAACGGACCAATAAAAGATTTGTTTCGTCAAAGGATTTTGAACCCGTCATAGGGTCCAATCCAAAAAAGCAAAGGTCCAGATTAGTAGTTGGTTCTGTGGGTGTTATGATTCCACTTCTGCTTTATCTCTTTTACAAAAATGATAGCAAACATAGCGAAATCAAGAAGATATACcaaaatgagaaaaaggTTTAAGGAAACTGCTATGCAacagtttttgaaatataaCATATGGTAATACATTGAATCAGGATGTTTTTGTGTtcgttattttttattattgaagcTTGCCCATGCACACTCAAACAAACATAGTACGTATATATAATGCATATAATCATTTTCGGTGCGTAATCACTGCCCTTCTATCGCGTTTAGTCTTCTCCACGATCTTCAGAGAGCTAAATAATTGAGTAAAGATAATATAGTACCATTTTCAGTATTGCAACATGACCATATGAAGTGTGAACTCTGGATGCACACACATATATGTACTTATGTATGTATACGTATCTATTtaatttcctttctttgCAGCTTCAGCAGCAGCCACGTTTCCAGGTTGATTTTTCTCATCAAAGTACTTTTCCAAGTTTTTGACTTGCTTTTGTAGGCCCTCCAGAGAAatttgcttcttcttcaattcttcttcaagcTTAACGGAATCAGTGCCTTTCTCTGAAGCCTTCTTGACATTTTGGGAGGGTTTACTtgacttttgttttttttgttcgtTGATCAAGCCTTGGTATTTCACTAGCCTCTTGACAATAGACATGACAGTTGGGATACAgatagaaaaatacaatatgAACCCGGAAATATACATGTTTCTTTGGTTGTAAGCTCTTGATGCTAAGGCCTGTATTGGGGTGACAGCAGTTGACCCCATTGTGCCACTGTTATCGTGATGATACAATGAGACACGAATTTGAGACCTCTTCCAGGAATCGATAAACAATAATCCAACAAGACAGCCCGTTATGAAAATTATGGTTTTTATTTGCTGCTTCGCTGTCAATTGGTTGTAAGTGCTAAAAATACCTCTGCGGATCCGGAATGGTAAAGGCAAtacgaagatgaagagCATCACCATCTCAACAGTGAGcagtaaaaataaagttgTAAAATATAAACTCATTTCAATTCCTTGACTATTTTATCTGGCACTCTATAGTTCTTACTCTGTAAAAATAACGATGGAAACGAAGGTTGTAATAAACGAATAATTTCAAAACTGAAATATCACTCTTAAAGCCCACTTGGCAtatatttctatttttgCATTGCGCCAGAGGGTTTAGTAGCGCCCCCTTAAGACTAACGTACACTATGATATTATCAGCTGCGGGTTACGTCCAGTATTTTAGGTGTTGAGGATTTATCGATATAGTTATAACtttataagaaaagaagattgtATGATATGCACTACTCCGAGTAGCTTCCGGTATACTTTTGAGAACAGCGATAATGTAGAATTAGTGCTCCCTCCTTCCTTTTTTGTATCTAGGGTATTATTACGCATTTTAGAATATTCTGCTGGTTCAGCGGGCGGCGATCTACGGAGAAATTTTTGGCATAAAGTCAAACTTGCAAGAGTGCATAAGGTATAACTTCTTGTGATATAGGGAACTTAGTCTAGATTGTTGTTGATACTACTTGACACTTTAGATATACCTTTCGTATTATCGTATACTTGTATATacgttcttctttttctggttTTCTAGTCTCTGTTTATTCATTTGATGACCAAGTTGTGCATATCGTTACACTAAGTTTATATCCCCTACTTCGAGAGTAAACTGAGAGAACAAAAGTAAGAAGTGTATAGGAGAAAAGAGATTAGAATGAGCACCAATAACTCTCAAAAGGATGAAGGTGTTCCTTTGCTTTCCCCTTACTCTAGTAGTCCTCAactaaggaaaaaaaagcgtaaccagaaaaaaagaaaggataAGTTTGTCGGCCACTTGAAATCAGACTCACGTAGGCCAACACAACTCCTTCATGATAACGTGCAACATGAGCATGAGCAGGTTACTGATTTCGACCAGATCGATTCCTGGGGTATGCTGCATGAATCCGATTCCACGAGTAATGACATGATAAAAAGTGAAGATCCTTCACTCAGGGGTGCGTTCATTGACCACAGGCCGTCAATGAGCCAGCCTAGGGAGAGACCTCAAAGTGCGTCAAGTACTGTCCAGCCACAACCAATAATGAAGTTCTCAGCGCCCAGTTACAAGAAAGCCACAGGATTGAGACCATCCGATCCGAATAGATCGTTGGTGTCGGATTTATCTCCTTCTGAGTTGGAATCATggttgaaaagaagaaaatctgTCCACAAAAGTTTTGCAGATGAAAACTCTCCCAATGATAGAAAACAATCGAACGCGAACAATGATGTTGTAATCGATGTCGATGCGTTAATGCACCACGTCAACAATAACACAAGTAATGGAGTTAACGATAACAGCAAGagtagaaagaaaaagagaggTTCTGACGATGGTAGTAACGAAAATTCCAAGCACACGTCCAGTGATACAAACgatgaggaagatgagTACAATTCAAGGCCATCATCTAGCCTTTCTTCGAATAATTCTTCCCTGGATGATGTTTGTTTAGTACTTGATGATGAGGGTAGCGAAGTGCCTAAAGTTTGGCCTGATTGTACTGTTTTGGAAGAATtttctaaagaagaaacgGAGAGACTTAGAAGTCAAGCTATTCAAGATGCTGAAGCGTTCCACTTTCAAtacgatgaagatgaagatgatggtACGTCAAATGAAGACggaattcttttttcgaaGCCAATCGTGACTAATATTGATGTCCCTGAATTAGGTAATAGGAGGGTtaatgaaacagaaaatttgaagaatggCCGTTTAAGGCCTAAAAGAATTGCGCCATGGCATTTGATTCAACGGCCAATGGTTTTGGGATCTAACTCAACAAAGGATTCAAAATCAAGGATTCAAAGCGGATTGCAGGATAATTTACTGGTTGGAAGGAATATACAATATCCTCCACACATTATATCCAATAACCCAGAACACTTTAGATTTACTTATTTTAGGGTAGATTTAGACTCCACTGTTCATTCTCCCACGATATCTGGACTATTACAACCTGGCCAAAAATTCCAAGATTTGTTTGTGGCTTCAATATACTCCCAAGATAATAGCGCCGGTCATATTAGGACACATCCAAATTCTCCAACACCCGGTATTAAAGCAGAAACTATATCTCAACTACAAGGATTAACAGCTAAAAACCCTTCTACGTTATCATCTATGTCTGTAGCAAATATAGAAGATGTTCCTCCGTTCTGGTTGGATGTCAGTAATCCTACTGAAGAAGAGATGAAGATACTAAGTAAAGCATTTGGAATCCACCCTTTAACTACCGaggatatttttttgggagAAGTTCGTGAAAAAGTTGAACTATTTAGAGattattatttgatttGTTTCAGAAGTTTTGACATAGTGGCAGAAAAGCATGTCCGTCgtagaaaaaaggaaaagcaAGAGTCTGCTACACTGGATCACGAAAGTATCTCACGCCGTAAATCGCAAGCTTATGGAGCTACGATGTCAAATGATTCAAACGcgaataataacaataccAGCAATGTCAATAGAAGCAAGTGGCTTCCATCAATTTTACGTTCTCGCCGTCGGTCGTCTGCCAATAGAACAATCAACACGTCCTCATCAAGCTACAAGCGTCGTGTTAAGagtgaaaagaagaagatggaagaaaatgaaaaattcaaaaggaaATCAGGAGATAGGCACAAACCACGTGAGGGCGAATTGGAGCCACTAAATGTTTacattattgttttcagaACAGGTGTGTTGACGTTTCATTTTGCCCCCACTCCACACCCTATTAATGTTCGTAGAAGAGCAAGATTGCTGAAGGATTATCTTAATGTCACGTCTGACTGGATTGCTTATGCGTTAATCGATGATATCACAGACGCATTCGCGCCTATGATAGAACTTATCGAGGACGAAGTTTATGAGATTGAGGATGCTATTTTGAAGATGCATCAGTCAGATGATTCTAGTGATAGCGACTCTAGTGATAGCGACTCTAGTGATAGCGACTCGGACTATGGTGCTAGTGATGAGGATGCATTTCCTTTCGATGTGTACTCTAAGAAGACGACATATTCTAGTGCGAAATCTAGTGTGAGTTCAAGAAGTATGAGCACTTCTGAAACGTCCTTTAATGCAAATTTAATAGGGTGGAAGAGAAAAGGTGATATGTTGAGGAGGATTGGCGAATGCCGTAAGAGAGTGATGAGTATACTAAGATTATTGGGTTCTAAAGCAGATGTTATCAAAGGATTTGCTAAGAGGTATAATGAACAGTGGGAAGCTTCGCCACAATCTGAAATTGCAATGTATTTAGGCGATATTCAAGATCATATTGTTACTATGGTATCCTCTCTAAACCACTATGAAAAACTCTTGAGCAGGTCGCATTCAAATTATTTGGCACAGATCAACATTGATATGACAAAGGTCAATAATGATATGAACGATGTCTTGGGGAAAATTACTATACTGGGTACTATTGTTTTGCCAATGAACGTTATCACGGGTTTGTGGGGTATGAATGTTATTGTGCCTGGACAATATAGGGATTCATTGACATGGTTTATAGGAATTGTGCTCTTTATGTGTATGCTAGCATGCTCTGCTTATATGTATACGAAGAGAAGATTCGGGTTTTAATTTTAGTGGTTTCTATGCATTGGGGtggttttttattttttttcaatctaCATATTAGCTCCTTCCATTACGTTCTTTACCCGAGGAGAGAAGTGCAAACTATTAGCACCTTAACCGTATTGATAGTGATAAGTATCCTTATTATAGTTCACAATGTTTTTGTGCCTGCTGGGCGTTTGTGAATGTTGTGCGTCTCTTTATGTATGTACACAGTATGTCAGTATGCCTATACTATACGAAGAAAAGGGAAGATGGCATGagtgaaaaaagtgaaCATGGAAATCTATTTTTTATGCCACCAAGCTACGAGAAATATTGTATCGATTAATTATCAAGTATTTCATTGTGAGccagtttttctttggcgAGATcttccttctctttctggagttgctgttgttgttctttcttaCCCTTGTTTATTTGTTTCTGCTTTTCTGAGTCAACCTGTGGTTTTAAGTCGTTCTCTAGATTCTTCACCTCTTGTTGCTTTGCAACTTCATTattgaacttttcttttggcaCTTTTGcctgctgttgttgcttaTTGTCACTCGCGTCGGCTGCAACATTACTATGACCATTTCCATTTGCAGACGCATCAGAAGGGCTCTCTAACTCGATCTTTATTTCCTTGTGTAGGTCAGAATAGGCAATCTGTATAACAAAATAGACACCGCATAACAGTAACATGTATACTATAATCTTTTTCATAGGGGTAGTCAGATAACTGCCCCTTCTTCTAGCATTGTATTTGCTTCCCGTTTTATAACGAGgtaaaagatcttttttccttctgaTATCACCTTGCATAATTCTTAACTAAAAACTTTGAACTATTATTACTTTATTTTATGTTTTCCGGAATGTCTCGCTCTCACGCTCTATCTATTTAATATTACTGTTTGGCTGCGTATATAGACTGGCTAGATTATTCCTTGGAAAGTGCTAGTTCTCAATATCAGTGACCGGATCactttttacttttttctgGAAAAGATACAGAATTATTATCATGAAAACTAGgccattcttttctttttcttcgcGTTTTTGTTTGAATGCTGCGCAACTTGTCATCCCGCAGCATAATATCTGAAAATATTGTCTCGTGTTCAATGACATATACTTAGTTACcctattttttctttttcagcTTTCATGGCGGAATTT harbors:
- the NUP100 gene encoding FG-nucleoporin NUP100 (similar to Saccharomyces cerevisiae NUP100 (YKL068W) and NUP116 (YMR047C); ancestral locus Anc_2.610); translation: MFGNNRPMFGGSNLSFGSNTSSFGGQQSQQPNSLFGNNNNSNNTTSNNAQSGFGGFNSNTSNNNNSLFGNNTAQNNGGFGQTMGSAQNSPFGSLNSSNTNNGNTFGGPNSISSFGGNTNNAFNNNNNNNTNSTSSPFGLNKPSTGGSLFGSQNNNSGSNSSLFGGQNSSTTGTFGNTGSSFGTGLNSNGSNMFGAGNNPTNNSTNNTAGGMFGNQQSSAFGTSNQQGGLFGQQSQNTNNAFGTQSQLGGSTFGSKPVGSGSLFGQGSNTLGNTNNNSNGLFGQSNAGNQTNPSGGLFGQNSTNGNAQGIFGQNNNQMQMNGNNNNSLYGKANTTASFGQQPNNNSGSLFGNKPSGGSLFSQQGSTINTFSNSSSGGLFGQNNQPQGSGLFGQNSQTSNSGGLFGQSNQQQQPNTFNQTNTGTGIVGQNNNQQQSTGLFGNKSAGTAGSLFGGNSSAQPSSIFGTSNAPIPNTQSQQGGNIFGATKPATMPFGGNPIANQAGGGNNLFGAKPASTNGSLFGNNTSSTAVPSTSGLFGNTAINTSSNTNTGLFGSKPESQPKPALGGGLFNNSNSNSSTIGQNKPAFGGTNQNTGLFGATSANSSTAASTGGLFGQNNNKLNVGPQNVPFVNNTSQNSLLGSTGESSSQQTTATSEQLFSKISIPNSITNPVKATASKLNADTKRNNSLTSAYRLVPKPLFVHSSGSATKFQKWGKTTEGNVGGNSTSNSFVDPESNHYISNDLLFYPERRYLKHLVIKNNKNMNVINTNSDEASKVKLVKFTTESAFKDNQSTSNSAAPTLADKTHSPQASQRESHDESTSHLQSKPSNDSAAIPMVENEKIDTKIPGLLSDDFTFFQNSYYISPSMETLGNKSLIELRKINNLIIGHRDYGKVEFLEPVDLSNTPLDTLCGDVVVFGLKSCSIYENSSIKPKTGEGINVRCKVTLYSCFPIDKETRKPIKNITHPLLKRSIAKLKENPVYKFESYDPVTGTYCYTVDSPVSL
- the MNR2 gene encoding putative Mg(2+) transporter MNR2 (similar to Saccharomyces cerevisiae MNR2 (YKL064W); ancestral locus Anc_2.601), yielding MSTNNSQKDEGVPLLSPYSSSPQLRKKKRNQKKRKDKFVGHLKSDSRRPTQLLHDNVQHEHEQVTDFDQIDSWGMLHESDSTSNDMIKSEDPSLRGAFIDHRPSMSQPRERPQSASSTVQPQPIMKFSAPSYKKATGLRPSDPNRSLVSDLSPSELESWLKRRKSVHKSFADENSPNDRKQSNANNDVVIDVDALMHHVNNNTSNGVNDNSKSRKKKRGSDDGSNENSKHTSSDTNDEEDEYNSRPSSSLSSNNSSLDDVCLVLDDEGSEVPKVWPDCTVLEEFSKEETERLRSQAIQDAEAFHFQYDEDEDDGTSNEDGILFSKPIVTNIDVPELGNRRVNETENLKNGRLRPKRIAPWHLIQRPMVLGSNSTKDSKSRIQSGLQDNLLVGRNIQYPPHIISNNPEHFRFTYFRVDLDSTVHSPTISGLLQPGQKFQDLFVASIYSQDNSAGHIRTHPNSPTPGIKAETISQLQGLTAKNPSTLSSMSVANIEDVPPFWLDVSNPTEEEMKILSKAFGIHPLTTEDIFLGEVREKVELFRDYYLICFRSFDIVAEKHVRRRKKEKQESATLDHESISRRKSQAYGATMSNDSNANNNNTSNVNRSKWLPSILRSRRRSSANRTINTSSSSYKRRVKSEKKKMEENEKFKRKSGDRHKPREGELEPLNVYIIVFRTGVLTFHFAPTPHPINVRRRARLLKDYLNVTSDWIAYALIDDITDAFAPMIELIEDEVYEIEDAILKMHQSDDSSDSDSSDSDSSDSDSDYGASDEDAFPFDVYSKKTTYSSAKSSVSSRSMSTSETSFNANLIGWKRKGDMLRRIGECRKRVMSILRLLGSKADVIKGFAKRYNEQWEASPQSEIAMYLGDIQDHIVTMVSSLNHYEKLLSRSHSNYLAQINIDMTKVNNDMNDVLGKITILGTIVLPMNVITGLWGMNVIVPGQYRDSLTWFIGIVLFMCMLACSAYMYTKRRFGF
- the YET1 gene encoding Yet1p (similar to Saccharomyces cerevisiae YET1 (YKL065C) and YET2 (YMR040W); ancestral locus Anc_2.603), with protein sequence MSLYFTTLFLLLTVEMVMLFIFVLPLPFRIRRGIFSTYNQLTAKQQIKTIIFITGCLVGLLFIDSWKRSQIRVSLYHHDNSGTMGSTAVTPIQALASRAYNQRNMYISGFILYFSICIPTVMSIVKRLVKYQGLINEQKKQKSSKPSQNVKKASEKGTDSVKLEEELKKKQISLEGLQKQVKNLEKYFDEKNQPGNVAAAEAAKKGN
- the SMKI11G1470 gene encoding uncharacterized protein (similar to Saccharomyces cerevisiae YKL063C; ancestral locus Anc_2.599), giving the protein MQGDIRRKKDLLPRYKTGSKYNARRRGSYLTTPMKKIIVYMLLLCGVYFVIQIAYSDLHKEIKIELESPSDASANGNGHSNVAADASDNKQQQQAKVPKEKFNNEVAKQQEVKNLENDLKPQVDSEKQKQINKGKKEQQQQLQKEKEDLAKEKLAHNEILDN
- the YNK1 gene encoding nucleoside diphosphate kinase (similar to Saccharomyces cerevisiae YNK1 (YKL067W); ancestral locus Anc_2.606) — its product is MSSQTERTFIAVKPDGVQRGLVSQILSRFEKRGYKLVAIKLVQADDKLLEQHYAEHVGKPFFPKMVSFMKSGPILATVWEGKDVVKQGRTILGSTNPLASAPGTIRGDFGIDLGRNVCHGSDSVESAEREINLWFKKEDLISWESNQAKWIYE